GTTTCGTGCTAAGCATGTGTCCTATAAACCCTTCACCATTGTGTAACCGCCAGCAAGATCAAAAAGCAGTGACTAATAAATCTCTCTTATTCATGCGGACATCAAGCACGCCTGCCATCAAATGACAGATATTAAAGCATTTCGTCTCAAATTTAATGATTCGATAGATTCTTGTAGAGGGGGAACATCTATTACAAATCTTCTAAAATGAAGACCCAAACCAAATGGGCATGAATCCCTCTATGGATCCAGAAAGTCGTCACTCCTTACACCGACCTACAACCACCGCCTCACTCAGGGGTAGCAAGGTAATCTTACCCCTTGGAACCCTACAAAAAACCTACTTTCCCTCCTTTTAAGGACATATCATACTTTCCACTTTTAATACTTACCCCGACAATCTTACTAACTTGGCATCAGAGTGTACCTAGAGCATCCAACCCAACACAAGTCAACCTTTAAAAACACAGTAAGTTATTGAGCTTTTGGGCCAGACCTAACACGCATGTTTCATTGTTTGCTTCTAAATAATTAAACGTTTGAGAATCAAATTTTACTCTTAGTTACAGTGTATCAAGAATTATAATTGCTAAATCTAATTGTAGAAATCGTAGGATTTCATAACATTTGCTAAATCTAATTTTGAGAAGTGTATGATTTCATTGTATTGATAATGAAAAATTATCCaagttttataatatatttatataaaaaacaacaattgaagataataatttatgcaataaataaataaataaatatatatatatatatatatatatatatactttgtcTACATTAGTTGAAAATCCTAAATCTATCCCTTGTTATaagtaatatttataattttcatcCCAAACTTTTTTATATAGAGTTTAACTAATCTCATTTGAATCAGCTGGTGGTAGCACTACAAAAAAACACACATTCAGGGACGGAAAAAATCGTCCCCAATAACGTAAAAAATCGTCCCCTATACTTTTGAGCACAATTTTTTCGTCCCTATTTTTCGTCCTTGTTTCCTCCGTACCCGATTCTATAGGGGACGAAAAAAATGATATCGTCCCTATTAAGAGGTACGATTATCGTCCCCATTGAGAGAGACGACTATCGTCCCCGTTCCTAGGGATGACATTTCATCCCCATTCTTAAGGGCGATTGTCGTCCCCATTCCTAGGGACGACATTTCATCCCCGTTCCTAAGGACAATTGTCATCCCCTGTCCTAGGGACGGTATATCGTtccatataaataaatttttgtcCCTACAATAAGGGACTATAATCATCCCTGTAATTTACTGGTAGCAAACCAAATTTCAGTATATagacataaaaataaatcacaagCATAAGCTAATTATGAACACAATAATCTTTTATTTAACAGTAATATTCGACAAGAAATGTTTAGAAAAAAACTGAACGGTAATATTCAACGGGAAacgtgtaaaaaaaaattgaacggTACAACTTCATTGAGCTTGTTCTTCCTAAACAACATTAGTTCTAATGTCCTACAATAATTTCTAAAAATCATATTCAAGTGCCTCTTAAGCATTTAACTGTTTCATTGAGATCAAATCCTTGTTAATCTGCAAATGCACAATAGTTCTAATAAGGTGCTTATTGTGACAGCCAGGATTAAGATAGTGTAAGGAGTTCCACCTGCAAACGAAGTCcataaatatcattatatttcaCAACATATAAATCCAAAAAAGTAGAACAAAATCATGCAAGTATCTTGATCATACAAATGCATTTAAGGCAAGTGTGATAATACAGATGCATCAAATTTATAATTAACGGTTATGATTCAGTCCCCAGTTATCATCTACCTATAATAACTCCAATAACAAAAGTTGAGCTCTAGTGGAATGCAAAGATTCCTTATCTGTAGAATTTCTCTAACTGCTAGTTAGAGCCCTTCTCTACCATAAAAAGGCTATAATGGATGATTAGACAAGCAAAGATTCCTTATCTGTAGCATTTCTCCAACTGTTAGTTAGATCCAGcttgatatatatgttttatgtaATTACCACGTTGTGGACCTTCCTCTTCAATGTTGTCAAATACCAAGGAAACATCTACAAGTCATAAGACCAAGACCGACATCTATAGAGCATTaaacatataaatatttaataaatcaGCAAAGCTAAAATAAACAATTAGCAATAATCAGATCTTATATCACCTGAAAAAGCATATATCaaattaaagaataaaaatttgaaaatggaaCTGGAATTGGGTGAAAATCTATGGAGAAAGAATCTACAAGTCAATAAAGTAAGTTTCACATTTGAGGGTTTCACGTTTGAAAAAATCCATAATAAAAGGACATACTGCTAATGCTCGAGGGTTTCACGTTTAAAAAATCCAGAAAAGTCCAGATATTGCAGAACAGTCCTTAAAGTTGGTAAATGttaagaaaaaatataaacaactGAAATCAGATTTAAAATATCTTTAGAGAGAGCTAAAGATAAGTAGAAAAGTTGTAAGAGTTCTTGAAAAAGATAAAACCGAGGTTGCAGAAAATACCAGAAGGTCCTTGAAGTCTaaaaattttaagaaaaaaaggGTCTGATAGCCATTTTAGCAAAATTATAGTTAAGAGACAAGACAAAATAGGCACACATATAAAATTACATGGTTTTCCACCTTAAACTAATAATCACTAAGAGTAAAAATGACAAGCTTTATAATTAAGATATACAAAAGTAGTTCATTTGGCCAACTTTAGTCATAACAGTATCACAAGTGTGCAGGTTTTATCAAAATTCGCAGAGTTGTCCAACATGACAGCATTACACACACCAAAAACAATATATCAAAAAGAAGAGAAATAACTACATAATACTATAAATATTGTCTAAAACTTTTGAAAATAAGACTGCATTCATAAACCAAATAGAAGTAAAAACCGTGTAAGTGCACATTTTATTTGTTAAGCACCATTAAAAAAGTAAAGATAAAACTAACACTATACGAAAAAACAATTAATCAAGCATAAATCATCCTAATTTAATAGCACTAGATTCaagaaaataattatcttacttTGAGCTTCTCTCATGTATTTCCCAGTCCAATGCTTCAAAGTTAGAAAAACCAATT
The DNA window shown above is from Euphorbia lathyris chromosome 1, ddEupLath1.1, whole genome shotgun sequence and carries:
- the LOC136223512 gene encoding uncharacterized protein isoform X15; translation: MISSFQMILEDGSIHLDGEAMQKLLTSQLKILLLHGFKLHLGTTRALDWEIHERSSKWNSLHYLNPGCHNKHLIRTIVHLQINKDLISMKQLNA
- the LOC136223512 gene encoding uncharacterized protein isoform X5, which translates into the protein MISSFQMILEDGSIHLDGEAMQKLLTSQLKILLLHGFKLHLGTTREFLLKLVFLTLKHWTGKYMREAQNVSLVFDNIEEEGPQRGGTPYTILILAVTISTLLELLCICRLTRI
- the LOC136223512 gene encoding uncharacterized protein isoform X8, with translation MKFLSSKAMQKLLTSQLKILLLHGFKLHLGTTREFLLKLVFLTLKHWTGKYMREAQNVSLVFDNIEEEGPQRGGTPYTILILAVTISTLLELLCICRLTRI
- the LOC136223512 gene encoding uncharacterized protein isoform X4 → MISSFQMILEDGSIHLDGEAMQKLLTSQLKILLLHGFKLHLGTTRAFLTMAEFLLKLVFLTLKHWTGKYMREAQNVSLVFDNIEEEGPQRGGTPYTILILAVTISTLLELLCICRLTRI
- the LOC136223512 gene encoding uncharacterized protein isoform X11; the protein is MQKLLTSQLKILLLHGFKLHLGTTRAFLTMAEFLLKLVFLTLKHWTGKYMREAQNVSLVFDNIEEEGPQRGGTPYTILILAVTISTLLELLCICRLTRI
- the LOC136223512 gene encoding uncharacterized protein isoform X6; translation: MKFLSSKAMQKLLTSQLKILLLHGFKLHLGTTRAFLTMAEFLLKLVFLTLKHWTGKYMREAQNVSLVFDNIEEEGPQRGGTPYTILILAVTISTLLELLCICRLTRI
- the LOC136223512 gene encoding uncharacterized protein isoform X13, translated to MISSFQMILEDGSIHLDGEAMQKLLTSQLKILLLHGFKLHLGTTREFLLKLVFLTLKHWTGKYMREAQSGTPYTILILAVTISTLLELLCICRLTRI